The proteins below come from a single Mercenaria mercenaria strain notata chromosome 3, MADL_Memer_1, whole genome shotgun sequence genomic window:
- the LOC123524009 gene encoding uncharacterized protein LOC123524009: MSYHTSYQLVRQPLSRFRSFDFKPDRMSVITTLHRIASVAIERIMLMMNNTELCKIRRLENIDQALVFLAGKHDDDGMSGDRGDFYRRKLADQMHVTFAVEGVTHNNVQSVVEAAIVLERETRKALGDSAKSRDFAPSVEIDETILDILARLADIF, encoded by the coding sequence ATGTCATACCATACCTCGTATCAGCTGGTACGTCAGCCATTGTCTCGTTTCCGGTCTTTTGACTTTAAACCTGACCGGATGTCGGTAATCACCACTCTACACAGAATAGCTTCTGTAGCGATCGAGAGGATCATGCTGATGATGAACAATACAGAGCTATGTAAAATACGTCGTCTGGAAAATATTGATCAGGCGCTTGTTTTTCTGGCAGGAAAACATGACGATGATGGAATGTCGGGAGATCGTGGCGACTTCTATCGGAGAAAACTGGCAGATCAAATGCACGTTACATTCGCGGTGGAAGGAGTTACTCACAACAATGTGCAGTCGGTAGTTGAAGCTGCTATTGTTTTGGAAAGGGAAACAAGAAAAGCATTAGGTGATAGTGCCAAGTCACGTGATTTTGCCCCTTCTGTGGAAATCGACGAGACAATATTAGACATCCTGGCGAGATTGGCAGACATTTTCTAG